DNA from Pseudomonadales bacterium:
AAAACGGTTTACGATGGCCGACATGGCAGATGTCACTACCACTAGCACGGCCAAAAACACAAACACAGTACCCATGCCAAAAATCATCAACTCAAGCCCTTGCTCAATGATGCTAGGCTCAAGCGCTATATCGTGTGTAGTGGACTGCATAGTTTTGTCTCGGTCGCTGTGATATTCCAAACAGTATCAACCATAGCTTGAATCTGCGATAATTTAAAA
Protein-coding regions in this window:
- a CDS encoding OadG family protein; this translates as MQSTTHDIALEPSIIEQGLELMIFGMGTVFVFLAVLVVVTSAMSAIVNRFFPDQTPAAKPQAPSIPQTGAVQPSENATLMAVISAAVHQYRSRHK